A window of Gossypium hirsutum isolate 1008001.06 chromosome D13, Gossypium_hirsutum_v2.1, whole genome shotgun sequence genomic DNA:
attattattactttttacCAAACATTTCGGGGTTACACTCCCATTTTGTTGGAACAACTTTCCGAGCTTTTTCATTAACAGATTTAATGAATGCCCTCATTATTGCTTTTCAAAAAGAATAGTTTGGTCCATCTAAGAGTGGTGGTTGGGTAGTTGATCCTTTGGTCTTCATTGtttccatttgaacttactaagcattatgacTATGGCATCTGAAACAAGAAAAAAACTTAGAACACAAAGATTTTTAAAGAATTCGGACTTTACCTAAGTTTACGAATTTTAGCTTAGAGAACCAACCCACTAGGTCAACACAATACAAGAATAATGATTTAAGCCCAACCTTTTCATGCTCAAGTTGTATAAGTGTAGTAATGTTGATGAGCTCCCTTGCTATCCTTATCTTTAATTTTAAACatgtattataaatttttttattcaaaatagcCCTCTTAACTTCAAATCCTTCTTAAATACATAAGATAAACTAATACAAGGGCTTAGTTAAAATTTGCCAACTAAACCAATGTTGTGGTTGCCATTGTTGGCACATGTCAAAACACAACTTTTAACCTTAGCTCCATCAAACATGAGTAATTTaaggtttttctttttgaaaatttattcacATATTTGAAGCATTAACATTTATATCTAATTTCAAAAAGAGTTAAATATATTTCGGCCTTGAACTTGTCGATTTGGACCTAGTTGGTCCCTAAACTTATCTCCTGTCAACCAAGTTGGTACATCAGCACTAATACTATTAGTTTGTGATGATGTGACATTACTAGCCAGTTTGGTGGTACTACATGGTAGCCTCTTAATACGCCGAATGAAAAacgtaaattaaaaatatataaattaatttaaaaaatatttttcacatttGGAATGAATATGGACAAACCATTTGTCCAGGTTCATTCTAGATGTGTTTTtggtaatttatatatatatttaatttatttctaaaatatcaaatttttagattattattttgaaaaatatataaaagcctataatatatataaaaaatatataaaaacgtataattttataaaagtatgtattataaaaaattatagtatataaatttataaaaatatatattataaatttataaaatgtattattttaataaaaatagtgaaTCGGTAATTTCAAATGACTAAAAATTATAGGCTTTATATATTtagatatgttttttttataaatttataattgatatattttttaaaataacatgagGTGTGGTGGTTGCtcactagaggtgatcatgggtcgggcgGTCCGACCCAGCCCGATGGCCCtctcgaaatatgggagggtttgggtaaaaatataggcccgaaatatgggtttgggcaaaaaaaataaggcccgtttagaaaatgggccagGCCTCaagcaccacttttttggcccgggcccggcctggctcgaatataataaatatttattttttattttaaaatatttttaaaatacttttttatttttaaaataaatttgtggtgtttattaaaaaatgggtcgggccgggctcgggcttaggaatttttcCCGGGCCGagcctggacaaaatttcaggcccatatttcgggtcgggcCTAGGATGCGGGCCGAAATTTTGTTCTGGGCTTGGCctgaacccggcccggcccatgatcacctctattgCTCACTTTATCCCCTAATCATGTGGTTGGGGATTCGATCTCCACTTGTAGAGATGGAGCACATTTTATGGCCAGCCATTTGGCTCTTTGGAATGAACTTTCTTGTGGCAATGAAATTAGTCACTGCTACCAATGGCAGACACCCAGGTTAGGacctaaaaaaattgatattttattaaaaaattaaaaataaaaataccaaaaacacaTCTAGATGTGAAAAACCATTTACACAAGTTCATTCTTGAtgtgaaaaaaaaagtatatatatttttaattaatttatatatttttattttttaatttatgtttcacACATGACATACTGAGAGGCTACTACATGGCACCACCATATTGGCTAGCAGTGTCATGTCAGTACAAATTAACAGTGTTAGTGCAAAGCTACCAACCCGATTGACGGAACATAAGTTCAGGGACCCAACTAGGTCCCAAAAAATATTTATAGACCAACAAAGTACAAATCAGGGGCCAAAATATATTAACCCTTTCAAAAATATGTTAGATATAGATGTGACTCAAACATGCATTCCACCCAAATAGTAACTATAGCAAGAAAAACACTTGGTAATGATTTTGGtacttgaaataaataaacaattttgtTTTCTAATACAGAGGACACAAGTCTGCAACTCATTGCCAGGAAGTACAcaatgattgtttttttttttcttgaataaaAGCTGAGCTGATACATTATTGAAAACGACAACGTATCGTACAAACACACATACGAATTAATCAACATTCATTAACTCGTATACTACAAAATTTGTATCGGAGTTATAgagatttgattaaattaatctttttactattaaatggatcaatttagtccatgtattattaattaaaagaatCAAACGAGGTCAATCAGAATagatttaacatttattattttcaagatattttttataCAGTAAATGTTAATTCTGTTACAATTTGGacatatttaatctttttaatggTCATTtgataatagagggactaatttgatcaatCCCTATAATACAGGGACCTCCTAGGTACAACAAAAATGAAGggggaaaaaaatacaaaatgctagtttatttaacttttaattactgCAAAATGATCCTATTTCATTTTGGTAATTACGAGGGAAGCCAGACTTCTTCACCAAATAGCTTGAAGACTTTCTTCATGGTTATGATTTTGTAAGAGGAATCACCTTCAACATCCTTGTAAAAGACAACTTTATCACCTGCCTGAAGACCTTTATCCTTAACGAACTTACGCCAACCTTTGGACACCACTGGTTTTGGATGGAAATCTTTCTTCCTGGTTGAGCAACGAAACTCCCATGTTTGTCCATGTTTGTCTTTCACTTCAAAATCAGCACAACGACGAGCTTGGTCGAACTCGAATGCCCATAAAATCTCTGATGGAACCGCCAACCTATGTTCTATGTCTGTCGGAGAAAGAACCTTTGAGAACAGCTGCTTCATTTCCCGATATCTACAAACACTTCAAAATAGTTAGAAAGAATCATATTTTCTTTCCATATGgtgacacacatatatatatatattacatactTTGGTTGTTTTTTAAGGAACAACTTTTAATTCtcttccttcttttttttattgtcttattattttataaaataaaagttaaaagacTGTTTAACAAATGAAACACATTTTCATACtctttgtttaaaaaataaaaataaaacaaattttcatCCGGTCTTAATCCCATACACTCTTAAAGGAAACCCTGAAAACGATACTATTAAAAAAGACAGCTACGAACTCTAAACATTTCTACTACACTCAAATCTGTAATTTAGAAgtccttttactttaatttgacataatttaacaCCTCTATTTTATAATGTCATCagttaatccaaataattaaatgCTGATGTTGAAAAAGTTAAgagttaattataaatataagtgGATGGCAAAGACTCAATTTTTGGTCTCTAAAGACCAATATTTTGTTGAAATGGGTAGGTTTGGAGTGGGTCTACAAATTTCACttccaaataatatttttaactttttgggtgttttcttctttaatttcacTTGTAAGGGCCACTCTTTGTggaaaccttttttttatttttctcctctttattattttaataatttcttcaAAGCAAACTTGTTTGTCATTGGGTCACTATTCCAAACTCCAttacaaataattcattataaaataatttactatcaatttaatattcaaattttatttaaacttaaacaCTGTCTAAAACGTTAACTGACAAGAAATCTGCATGtacttcatgttatttttaaattatttgttgacatgTTATATAAAACGAATAGTACCACGTCTAGATGAAATACATGCTGATTATCACATcaacattgttaaaaaaattaacgtTTTAATCAccattaaactttttttaaagaaaattatagcTCAACCTAACACTATAATTGAATAATACTAGTTTATGTTTCACTCCAATTAGTGTGGGTCCAAATATGCATATTGGAAAAGTTAACCTAGCTTTGTTTGAATTTTGTGGAGAGAAAAACAACACCATTACTTCGAATCTATCTTAGACTACTTTGAAAAGTTTGGTGCCAGGTATCCCATCCAATCAGCACAGAGAAATAGTAATGTTGAAGGCCCCATTTCCATTGACCAAAATGCAGGACTGAATATTTGCAGGATAACCCCTACTCTTTTTTCCCCTCATTTTAGTTGTTAATTATTTCGTTCAAAACCACCTTTTTTCAATGCTTCTGGAAAAATATACATGGCATGCATGAGTAAATGGTTAAGAAGTCAGTCTTGACACCCTAAAGTCTAGAACTCAAGTTCTAGCAATATCCTCCTATCCTCCCATTCGTaatatatgtacaaaaatatCGATAAATTCAATGATTAAATCGTTAAAACATTAATCGtacaaaagtataaaattattttagttttataaaaatataaactaatttaCATTATATGTAGTAAAATACTCTTATTTGAGCTGTTGATTGAATTAGTGCCATGAGTCAATCCAACATCAATTTAATTAGGAAAATTATAAAAGTACCTTTTCATAttcaaaataagttatattatttgagggcagtctttttaccttttttttaaaaaaaagtcgaTAAAAAATTTGCATGTAATGAGACTTAAACCCATACCATTtggataaataaaattttaaattgtcgaTTGATTTGGTGTCATAAGTTAACACGGCACCAACTAAAGATCGATGGCAACACTGTGATAAACAATTGTcgtgcatttaatattcttaatatggtgtatttatgtgtttaaatttcattttactcataatttaatctaattttttattttaataccgTACATAGCGcatatgttattattaatcaGTCTCAAAccatatgttatttttaaatacactCCTGTATTCTAAATACATTTCAATTTGTTctataatttgtatgtttttattattaattctaaactgtacattttattattcattatatattatttttaaatacatttatatattttaaatacgcAGTTTTAACACACATACACATGGGAATGAATTTTTAGTATCCATTATGTACTTTCATACATACAATAGATGTTAGTGTTTAGTTGTTTGACATTTCTTTTGGGGTAGTAAGGAGAGAAAGAATGGGAAAGGAGAGAtggagaaggaaaagaaaaaaaagtaaatttttttttgtttagtgtttataatatatttactatgttataaatattttaataaatttatttgattttttttgtattaatatttgaatatattaacatatttatttatattgcatttattttatcttttgtattactttttaatgatttatattagAATgagaaatattatattaattataaagtcaatatatttaataaaaatacttattagaaatataaaaattaatataaagttatGTATATGTTTATCAATTGATTAGAATTTTTAAGCAATacaaataaaatttgattaattattaattaaaaatgagtaaataatgattttatttttttagtaattttaataaatttatttctaatatctAAATGAGATGAATATAAAAGTTATGGATGAATTTCGATATAATATACAATTTGATACACGAAATTTGCTTTCGATTTAACtctatatatttaaagaaatgaatacatcaattttttttatataaatataattatttgtgtatataatatgtaaatgtaAAATGATATATCTAGAGGTGCTGATGGGCCGAGTCGGGTCGagttta
This region includes:
- the LOC121225463 gene encoding B3 domain-containing transcription factor NGA4, with translation MKQLFSKVLSPTDIEHRLAVPSEILWAFEFDQARRCADFEVKDKHGQTWEFRCSTRKKDFHPKPVVSKGWRKFVKDKGLQAGDKVVFYKDVEGDSSYKIITMKKVFKLFGEEVWLPS